From the Selenomonas sp. oral taxon 920 genome, the window GCAGGATGCCGAACAGTACCGTCGCAAGCGCGTGCGTCCCTGAAACGAACTGCGTCCGCACAAGCGCTCGTTCCGTACCAAAAACGCGCGCATAGAGCTCGTCCAGCTTCTCACGCCCGAGATCGCTGTATGCATAGCCCGCACTCACGCCAAAATGTGCATCGGAGACGCGGCACGTCCGCATGGCATCAAGCACCTTCCGCGTATTGAACTCCGCCGTCTCGTCCATGCGTGCAAACGCTGCGCGTGCCCGCTCAATAACATCAGCGCGCAGTGCGCCTAACCCGTCTCTCTGCAATGTTTCCTCCCATTCCTACCCGTTCTTTTCCAACTCCGACTGCTCACGCGCCGTGCGCAGATAGGGCACGAGATGCAGTTTCAGCCGCTGCTCCAGTTCCTCAAGATCCGCCGCGTCAAACGAGTAACTCACATACGGCATATGGTTCACATGATACTCACCGAAGAACTCATTCCGATAGCAGTTGTAATAGATGCCGACATCGTTGCCCTGCGCAAAGTCCACATAGTCAATGATGAGAAAGGAGCCGTTCGTCAGCTGTGCCGGCTCAGACGGACGGACAAAGAGTTCGAAGCCCTCAAGCTCCTCAGGAAGTGCAGTGCCATACGTCCATGTCTCGATGCTCTCCCGCACAGGCAACAGCTCTTGTGTTGCCAGAGCATCCGCATGCAGCTCTGCCATCACACGCGGCAGTGCACGCTGAATCTCCCTGCCAAACATTGCCAAATCTCCATAGATGAACGACGGCAGGGCAAAGCTCACCACGCCGATCTCGGCGCGCAGCTTGTATGAGGCCGTGGCTGCATCGTAGAAGCCGACAACAGCACGGTGCTCCGCCGCATGATCGTAGCGAAAGAACTCATACTGTGCCTCACGCGGCTTCCGCGCTTTCGATAGGACGAAGCCCTCAATCTCTGCGGGGAGCTCATCGAGCACAGACCACTCCGCAAGTACCGCGTCAACTTTCTCCGTGAATTCCTCTGCCATTGCAGAATCCTCTTACTTGCCCGTACGCCCGCGCTTCGTCATCGGAACGCCCTTCGCACAGAGCGGGCAGTTCTCGGGAGCATAGGTCTCCACATCCATCGTAAGAAGTGCCGCAGCGGGCACATCACCGAAATTCGCCTTGCCGCCGCTGCGGTCAACAAGCATGGAGACCGCGACGGGAACAGCACCCGCCGCCTTGACCACCTCAATGACCTCCTTGATCGAGCCGCCCGTTGTCACAATGTCCTCGACGATGAGAACGCGCTCGCCCTCGCGCAGCGAGAAGCCGCGCCGAAACGTCATCTTCCCGTCCACGCGCTCCGTGAAGATCGCGCGCGTCCCGAGCGACTTGCCTGTTTCATGCGCGAGCAGGATGCCGCCCGTCACGGGGCCGACCACCGTCTCAATCTGTGCATCCTTGAACTTCTCCGCCATTGCAGCGCAGAGCTGCGCCGTGTAGGCGGGATGCTGGAGTACATTGAACTTCTCGACGTAGTGCGGGCTGTGCAGGCCCGAGGTCAGCAAGAAATGCCCATCCATAATCGCACCCGTCTCAACAAGCAGTGCGCGTACTTCTTCCTGCGTCATGATACAGCCTCCATCTCCTTCAATATCCCCTCTGCTGCCGCGTGCGGATTCTCTGACGCATAGATCGCACGTCCGACCACGATCTGCGATGCACCTGCACGTATTGCCCCTGCCGGTGTCATGACGCGCCTCTGATCGTCATGTGAAACGCCTGCGGGACGAATGCCCGGCGTCACGATAAGAAAATCCTCACCACAAGCGCGGCGAATCTCTGCCGTCTCGGCAGGAGAAGCAACCACGCCGTCCAGCCCTGCCTCCTGAGCAAGCTTTGCGCGGCGCAGTACTGCGTCGGCAATCGTCCCCGTGTGTCCAAGCCCAGCCCAGTCCTCTGCATCCATACTCGTGAGCACAGTCACACCGATCAGTTTTGGACAGGGAATGCCCGCCTGATCCGCCGCATGATGCAGAGCTTCGCTTGCTGTCTGCATCATACGCAGACCGCCCGCCGTATGGACGTTCAGAATGTCGGGACGGAGACGCAGCAGTGAGCACAGCCCGTTGCCAACCGTATTGGGGATATCATGCAGCTTCAGGTCGAGGAATACTTTTTTCTCCCGCTCCTTCAGCCATGCGACGATATCTCCGCCGAGTGCATAGAAGAGCTCCATGCCCACCTTGTAATAGCTGACACTGTCCCCCAGACACACAACAAGCTGCTCCACCTGTCCCCGTGTCGGCACATCGAGCGCCGCAATGAGTCGTTCATCTGCCATGTTGTTTCTCCTCTATGACACGCAGCCGCACATCTCCACATCCGCATTTTTCCCGCACGATACGCGCCGAAATCCCCGTACGATACCGCAGGATGGGCATCGCCTCCGCCGTGATCGTCGAGAGGACGAGCTGTCCGCACGCACCATCCGCGTGCGAGCTTCGCCCTGTATCGTCCACGACCTCGGCGAAGAACAGCCGCTCCTCGAGATGGATACCTGCGCCCACAGAACAAGTGACTCCGACGAGAGCACCCATCTGCACCGGCGCAAATAGATGCGCACGGCGCACAGCCACGTGTTCCGCCATCTCCCGTACAAACGTCTGCGGCGCAGGATGATTTCCAACCGTAATCAGTCGATTGACACACAGGTTGCCCATCACATCTGCCAGCGCAGGAAGATCATGCTCCCATGCAATGATGGTATCCGGCACTGCCGCATGCAGGAGGTGCGCCGCAGTCTCTGCCATACACGGCAGAACTGCCGCACCGATCCCATCCAGTGCATACTGCAGGTCGAGCGTCCGACTGTCCGTAAAATCTCCCGCGAGGAGCACGGTGCTCGCACGATTTACCCCACATGCGGCAAGCATATCTGCCGCAGACTGCACCTGCCGCGCCACATCGCCCTGTGTGTAGCAGTGAATCTTGCCCTGTTCCGCTCCATCATGCAGAACACTCATGCGCAGAATGGATGAGAGCGGCAGC encodes:
- the pyrE gene encoding orotate phosphoribosyltransferase → MTQEEVRALLVETGAIMDGHFLLTSGLHSPHYVEKFNVLQHPAYTAQLCAAMAEKFKDAQIETVVGPVTGGILLAHETGKSLGTRAIFTERVDGKMTFRRGFSLREGERVLIVEDIVTTGGSIKEVIEVVKAAGAVPVAVSMLVDRSGGKANFGDVPAAALLTMDVETYAPENCPLCAKGVPMTKRGRTGK
- the pyrF gene encoding orotidine-5'-phosphate decarboxylase; amino-acid sequence: MADERLIAALDVPTRGQVEQLVVCLGDSVSYYKVGMELFYALGGDIVAWLKEREKKVFLDLKLHDIPNTVGNGLCSLLRLRPDILNVHTAGGLRMMQTASEALHHAADQAGIPCPKLIGVTVLTSMDAEDWAGLGHTGTIADAVLRRAKLAQEAGLDGVVASPAETAEIRRACGEDFLIVTPGIRPAGVSHDDQRRVMTPAGAIRAGASQIVVGRAIYASENPHAAAEGILKEMEAVS
- a CDS encoding phenylacetate--CoA ligase family protein, translating into MTGTVLTEEGRLSLLLRQLKWAEEKTAFYRTAFERAGIRAASVASFADMARLPFWESAEEEGADAPFFMLTLPLSSILRMSVLHDGAEQGKIHCYTQGDVARQVQSAADMLAACGVNRASTVLLAGDFTDSRTLDLQYALDGIGAAVLPCMAETAAHLLHAAVPDTIIAWEHDLPALADVMGNLCVNRLITVGNHPAPQTFVREMAEHVAVRRAHLFAPVQMGALVGVTCSVGAGIHLEERLFFAEVVDDTGRSSHADGACGQLVLSTITAEAMPILRYRTGISARIVREKCGCGDVRLRVIEEKQHGR